A window from Gemmatimonadota bacterium encodes these proteins:
- a CDS encoding acyl-CoA dehydrogenase family protein, with translation MSPKTAAEEHARELAESSRQSEWSHPSFGAELFMGNFRPDLVLDFPHQDAEDREIGDRFLEKLGEFLKDQVDADEIDRNLKVPDEVIQGLVDLGAFSMKIPKEYGGLGMSQINYNRAVALVASHCASTAVWLSAHQSIGVPQPILHFGTEEQKNHFLPRLAKGAISGFALTEAGVGSDPANMNTTAVLSEDGTEWILNGEKLWCTNGLIAELLIVMAKTPSKMVKGRERKQISAFIVEGKAPGFEVTHRCEFLGIRAIENGIIRFNNLRIPVGNLLGGEGRGLKIALATLNTGRLTLPAAGAGASRQCLRITRKWSGTRIQWGLPIGKHEAVGSQLAWIASHTYAIDAVSGFASGLAVRGGADIRVEAACAKLFCSEIGVAIAEKTMKIRAGRGYETEKSLRERGEMSFPVERIYRDMRINTIVEGTSEIMRLFIAREALDPHLSKAGALIDPRSPMSEKLRSLAGAAAWYPGWYLSRWLPSLGGVPRHIPHELCGHIRFVRRSAKRLARALFHAMATHAGGLERRQVLLGLFVDIGTELFAMSATVSRAASRQPGDPDDGSNVELADHFCRCATARVQESFRAAASDRIGSAGRRISKGVMNGRYGWLEEGIVPACPDDND, from the coding sequence ATGTCGCCCAAGACAGCCGCCGAAGAACACGCCCGGGAACTCGCGGAGTCATCCCGGCAATCCGAGTGGAGTCACCCCAGCTTCGGGGCGGAACTCTTCATGGGGAACTTCCGGCCGGATCTCGTCCTCGACTTCCCTCATCAGGATGCGGAAGACCGGGAGATCGGCGACCGGTTTCTGGAGAAGCTCGGAGAGTTCCTGAAAGACCAGGTGGACGCGGATGAGATCGACCGGAATCTGAAGGTTCCCGACGAAGTCATCCAGGGGCTCGTGGACCTTGGCGCGTTTTCCATGAAGATCCCCAAGGAGTACGGCGGTCTCGGAATGTCGCAGATCAACTACAACCGCGCGGTTGCTCTGGTTGCCAGCCACTGCGCCTCCACCGCAGTCTGGCTGTCCGCGCATCAGTCCATCGGAGTGCCGCAGCCGATCCTCCACTTCGGGACTGAAGAACAGAAGAACCACTTCCTCCCCCGGCTGGCAAAGGGGGCGATCTCCGGTTTCGCGCTGACGGAAGCAGGGGTCGGGAGCGACCCGGCGAACATGAACACAACCGCGGTCCTGAGCGAGGACGGCACCGAGTGGATCCTGAACGGCGAGAAACTCTGGTGCACGAATGGTCTCATCGCGGAACTGTTGATCGTGATGGCAAAGACTCCTTCGAAGATGGTGAAGGGGCGGGAGAGAAAACAGATCTCGGCGTTCATTGTCGAGGGAAAGGCTCCCGGATTCGAAGTGACGCATCGCTGTGAGTTCCTCGGGATCCGGGCCATTGAGAACGGAATCATCCGGTTCAACAACCTGCGGATTCCGGTCGGAAATCTCCTGGGCGGAGAGGGACGCGGGCTGAAGATCGCACTCGCGACGCTGAACACCGGACGCCTCACGCTGCCCGCCGCCGGGGCGGGCGCCTCGCGACAGTGTCTGCGCATCACCCGCAAGTGGTCGGGCACCCGCATCCAGTGGGGCCTCCCCATCGGCAAGCATGAGGCGGTGGGGTCGCAACTGGCGTGGATCGCATCGCATACATACGCCATCGATGCGGTCTCCGGGTTCGCATCCGGGCTGGCGGTGCGCGGGGGCGCGGACATCCGGGTGGAAGCGGCGTGCGCGAAGCTCTTCTGCTCCGAAATCGGCGTCGCCATCGCGGAGAAGACCATGAAGATCCGCGCGGGCCGCGGTTACGAAACCGAGAAGTCGCTCCGCGAGCGTGGCGAGATGTCCTTCCCGGTGGAGAGGATCTACCGCGATATGCGGATCAACACCATCGTGGAAGGCACATCAGAGATCATGCGGCTCTTCATCGCACGCGAGGCACTCGATCCGCACCTGTCGAAAGCGGGCGCACTCATCGACCCGCGCAGCCCGATGTCCGAGAAGCTCCGTTCGCTCGCGGGAGCCGCCGCCTGGTATCCGGGGTGGTACCTCTCCCGCTGGCTGCCTTCGCTCGGCGGAGTGCCGCGCCACATCCCCCACGAACTCTGCGGTCACATCCGGTTTGTGCGCCGTTCCGCGAAGCGACTGGCACGCGCCCTGTTCCACGCCATGGCCACGCACGCCGGCGGCCTGGAGCGGCGGCAGGTTCTGCTGGGGCTGTTCGTGGACATCGGCACGGAACTCTTTGCGATGAGCGCCACTGTGTCCCGCGCGGCCTCCAGGCAGCCGGGCGACCCCGACGACGGCTCCAATGTGGAGCTGGCGGATCACTTCTGCCGGTGCGCAACAGCCCGAGTGCAGGAGTCCTTCCGCGCGGCGGCGTCGGATCGGATCGGGAGCGCGGGCCGGAGAATCTCGAAGGGCGTGATGAACGGACGCTACGGGTGGCTGGAAGAGGGAATCGTCCCGGCGTGCCCCGACGACAACGACTAG
- a CDS encoding YhbY family RNA-binding protein, with amino-acid sequence MELRGKDRRYLRGLGVSLKPAVLVGKASATPGVLAQIQDALEAHELVKIRLLESVEGNRKIVSAELAAAAEAELVQVLGRTALLYRPRAEKPVIELPQ; translated from the coding sequence ATGGAGCTTCGCGGAAAAGACCGGCGGTATCTTCGCGGGCTCGGGGTGTCGCTCAAGCCGGCGGTACTGGTCGGGAAGGCGAGCGCCACGCCGGGGGTTCTTGCGCAGATCCAGGACGCGCTGGAAGCGCACGAACTCGTGAAGATCCGGCTTCTGGAATCCGTGGAGGGGAACCGGAAGATCGTGTCCGCCGAACTTGCAGCAGCCGCCGAAGCGGAACTTGTGCAGGTGCTCGGCCGGACCGCGCTCCTCTACCGGCCGCGTGCGGAGAAGCCCGTCATCGAACTGCCGCAATAG
- the rfbB gene encoding dTDP-glucose 4,6-dehydratase: MRILVTGGAGFIGSNFVHHVMESRPDAEVVVLDVLTYAGNLDNLKDVEEDPRFSFVRGNICDAEAVRKAMKGCDFVLNFAAETHVDRSIGDPGNFVQTDVYGAYVLLEAAKEHGVRRFIQVSTDEVYGERMDSAATEDSALMPRNPYAASKAGGDRLAFSYWATYGLPVVITRCSNNYGPNQYPEKLIPLFVTNAIDDEPLPVYGSGKNIRDWIHVQDHAAALDLLMDAEGADGQVFNIAAENGLTVLEITSLILKTLGKPETLIRHVDDRQGHDRRYWLSTRKLREAYSWEPGHSFETGMVETIRWFQENEWWWRKIKSGEFREYYRKHYAALND, from the coding sequence ATGCGGATTCTCGTGACGGGCGGCGCAGGCTTCATCGGATCGAACTTCGTGCACCATGTCATGGAGTCCCGCCCGGATGCGGAAGTGGTGGTTCTGGATGTGCTGACCTATGCGGGGAATCTCGACAACCTGAAGGATGTTGAGGAAGACCCGCGCTTCTCGTTTGTCCGCGGGAACATCTGCGATGCAGAGGCGGTCCGGAAAGCCATGAAGGGCTGTGACTTCGTGCTCAACTTTGCCGCGGAGACCCATGTGGACCGCTCCATCGGGGACCCGGGGAACTTCGTGCAGACGGATGTCTACGGAGCATATGTTCTTCTGGAGGCGGCGAAGGAACACGGCGTGCGGCGCTTCATCCAGGTTTCCACCGACGAAGTCTACGGGGAGCGCATGGACTCCGCCGCCACGGAAGACTCCGCGCTCATGCCGAGGAATCCCTACGCCGCGTCGAAGGCGGGCGGTGACCGGTTGGCGTTCTCGTACTGGGCCACCTATGGACTTCCGGTCGTGATTACCCGGTGCAGCAACAACTACGGACCCAACCAGTACCCGGAGAAGTTGATACCGCTCTTCGTGACAAACGCCATCGATGACGAACCTCTTCCCGTTTATGGTTCAGGGAAGAACATCCGTGATTGGATTCATGTTCAAGACCATGCCGCAGCTCTGGACCTTCTGATGGATGCGGAAGGCGCGGATGGCCAAGTCTTCAACATTGCCGCCGAGAACGGACTCACCGTGCTGGAGATCACTTCGCTCATTCTGAAGACGCTGGGGAAACCGGAGACACTCATTCGCCATGTGGATGACCGGCAGGGGCATGATCGTCGCTACTGGCTCAGCACCCGGAAACTCCGTGAGGCTTATTCATGGGAACCTGGCCACTCCTTTGAAACGGGAATGGTGGAGACGATCCGCTGGTTTCAGGAGAACGAGTGGTGGTGGCGCAAGATCAAGTCCGGCGAGTTCCGGGAGTACTACCGGAAGCACTACGCCGCGTTGAACGACTGA
- a CDS encoding UDP-glucose/GDP-mannose dehydrogenase family protein has protein sequence MDNITVVGTGYVGLVTGACLADFGNRVICVDNDRAKLKTLRNGDVPFYEPGLAELVAMNRERGHLSFTGGLAESVPGAKVVFIAVGTPPGEDGRADLRYVREVAAGIAEHMDGYTVVVTKSTVPTGTGKIVESIIREKRPDAEFDVVSNPEFLREGSAIHDFMRPDRVVIGATSEQAMDVMEGIYRPLYRLGTPIVRTTVANAEMIKYASNAFLATKISYINEIANLCDAVGADVTVVAKAMGLDGRISSKFLHAGPGYGGSCFPKDTIALAQIAESSGYEFRLLRAGLEVNRLQMHRMVDKVVSICAGDLTGKTVGILGVAFKPNTDDTREAPSRTIIPELFARGATVRAHDPVVKDLDGIDGITWCSGAYEVADGCDCLVLLTEWNEYRILDFPKLKEVMRSPNFVDCRNIYDPREMRQAGMNHAGVGRSYEASSSWEFQDVLRLGGGSDAEPVAGGAS, from the coding sequence ATGGACAATATCACCGTCGTCGGCACCGGCTATGTGGGGCTTGTGACCGGCGCCTGTCTCGCGGACTTTGGAAACCGAGTGATCTGTGTGGACAACGACCGCGCCAAGCTCAAGACGCTGAGAAACGGGGATGTTCCCTTTTACGAACCCGGCCTCGCCGAACTGGTTGCCATGAATCGGGAACGCGGGCACCTCTCCTTCACCGGAGGCCTTGCGGAGTCCGTTCCCGGCGCGAAGGTGGTGTTCATTGCCGTGGGAACACCGCCCGGCGAGGACGGACGCGCAGACCTTCGTTATGTGCGGGAAGTAGCCGCGGGAATCGCGGAGCACATGGACGGCTACACCGTGGTGGTCACGAAATCCACCGTACCCACCGGCACCGGAAAGATCGTGGAGTCGATCATTCGGGAGAAGCGGCCCGATGCGGAGTTCGATGTTGTATCCAACCCGGAGTTTCTTCGCGAAGGGTCAGCCATTCACGATTTCATGCGACCGGATCGTGTTGTCATCGGCGCGACATCGGAACAGGCGATGGATGTGATGGAAGGCATTTACCGGCCGCTCTATCGCCTCGGCACGCCCATCGTCCGGACGACCGTCGCCAACGCGGAGATGATCAAGTACGCCTCCAACGCATTCCTTGCGACGAAGATTTCCTACATCAACGAAATCGCGAACCTCTGCGACGCGGTCGGCGCGGATGTCACCGTGGTCGCGAAGGCGATGGGCCTCGACGGGCGCATTTCCTCCAAGTTCCTGCATGCGGGTCCGGGGTACGGCGGTTCGTGCTTCCCGAAGGACACGATCGCGCTGGCGCAGATTGCCGAGTCCTCCGGGTACGAGTTCCGGCTTCTGAGGGCGGGGCTGGAAGTGAATCGCCTGCAGATGCACCGCATGGTGGACAAGGTCGTGTCCATCTGCGCCGGAGATCTCACCGGGAAGACGGTGGGGATTCTCGGGGTTGCCTTCAAGCCGAACACGGACGACACGCGCGAAGCCCCTTCGCGGACCATCATTCCGGAACTCTTCGCACGCGGCGCAACGGTCCGCGCGCACGACCCGGTCGTGAAGGACCTCGACGGCATCGACGGCATCACCTGGTGCAGCGGGGCCTACGAAGTGGCGGATGGCTGTGACTGTCTCGTTCTCCTGACCGAATGGAACGAGTATCGCATTCTCGACTTCCCGAAACTCAAAGAGGTCATGCGCTCCCCGAACTTCGTGGACTGCCGCAACATCTACGACCCCCGGGAAATGCGCCAGGCGGGAATGAACCACGCAGGTGTCGGTCGAAGCTACGAGGCGTCGTCTTCGTGGGAGTTCCAGGATGTGCTCCGACTGGGCGGCGGTTCGGATGCGGAACCGGTCGCGGGGGGGGCATCCTGA
- a CDS encoding 6-phosphofructokinase, which translates to MTKQHPRIGVLTGGGDVPGLNAVIKSVVYRGSEMGREVVGFRRGWMGLTHMDPSKPEDPEFYRPLTRENTRRIDRSGGTILHTSRTNPKNVSEKIVPEHMTAESLARLGSYDGVYDFTPVVMENLDRLGVGCLVAIGGDDTLSFAAHLHHAGMPVIAIPKTMDNDVRGTEYCIGFSTAITRAKELITRQRTTLGSHERIGIFRIFGRDAGFTALYTGYVTSTRCLIPEHRFDLEEVVDLLASDKAGNPSNYALIVMSEGASWSGHKVGEYGVADAYGHRRKVDIGLLFGEEITRRTGVRTLHSDLTYDLRSGAPDAIDQIVATTFANIAMDLVADGVSGRMIAVQGGRYAHTDIPDPALGPRVVDVDTLYNAERCRPQYNEKLGDPLWLSHA; encoded by the coding sequence ATGACGAAGCAACACCCTCGGATCGGAGTACTGACGGGCGGCGGCGATGTCCCCGGACTGAACGCGGTCATCAAGTCGGTCGTCTATCGTGGAAGCGAGATGGGGCGGGAAGTCGTCGGATTCCGGCGCGGCTGGATGGGCCTGACCCACATGGACCCGTCGAAACCCGAGGACCCGGAGTTCTACCGTCCGTTGACCCGGGAGAACACGCGCCGGATCGACCGAAGCGGCGGAACGATTCTCCACACTTCCCGAACGAATCCCAAGAATGTGTCGGAGAAAATCGTACCGGAGCACATGACCGCCGAGAGCCTCGCGCGGCTGGGTTCCTACGACGGCGTTTACGACTTCACGCCCGTGGTCATGGAGAATCTGGACCGTCTGGGCGTGGGGTGCCTCGTGGCGATCGGCGGGGACGATACGCTCAGTTTCGCCGCGCATCTGCACCATGCGGGAATGCCCGTGATCGCCATTCCGAAGACCATGGACAACGATGTGCGCGGGACGGAGTACTGCATCGGATTCTCCACCGCCATCACGAGGGCCAAGGAGCTCATCACGCGGCAGCGAACCACGCTGGGTTCCCACGAACGAATCGGGATCTTCCGCATCTTCGGGAGAGACGCGGGCTTTACCGCTCTCTACACGGGGTATGTGACCTCCACGCGCTGTCTCATCCCGGAGCACCGCTTCGATCTGGAAGAGGTGGTGGATCTTCTCGCCAGCGACAAGGCGGGCAACCCCAGCAACTACGCCCTGATTGTCATGAGCGAGGGCGCCTCGTGGAGCGGACACAAGGTGGGAGAATACGGGGTGGCCGACGCCTACGGACACCGGAGGAAGGTGGATATCGGTCTCCTGTTCGGAGAAGAGATCACCCGCCGCACGGGAGTCCGCACGCTCCACAGCGACCTCACCTACGATCTCCGAAGCGGAGCGCCGGATGCCATCGACCAGATTGTGGCCACGACCTTCGCCAATATCGCCATGGATCTGGTGGCCGATGGCGTATCCGGGCGGATGATTGCCGTTCAAGGCGGCCGCTACGCACACACGGATATCCCGGACCCCGCACTGGGTCCACGAGTGGTGGATGTGGACACGCTGTACAATGCGGAGCGCTGCCGCCCCCAGTACAATGAGAAACTCGGCGATCCCCTCTGGTTGAGCCACGCCTAA
- a CDS encoding PKD domain-containing protein, translating to MDCPRRQGTSLARLPGAVDSVLAATLTALLLIAGCTLESGRDVSGPRVLLPPTPPEEAPFPEVLIGQAGRSVIHGATGLFSQPATLAVGIPASAPSDILSATLYWCGLAVSPTGDATLSINGVEHTGELYAAVPQGTSPPRTALFYRMDASALVAPGMNSLTLDGFDLGPRGNPDGAALIVTIRDLASPYNGLLVYEPGEFVYWADPHHDTGAVHAFRFPPAMADRSASLLLLAGDCEPTRADAVLWATGPATSPPEENLPGGFSRVNSLTGAAGSQFDIFRVDGVAIPAGHSHFAFQVVSPPEGDGDSILLAAAVFSISATNIPPVPDAGGPYSGLAGSAVSFDGGGSFDPDGEILRYYWDFGDGAHGDGESTTHTYAAAGTYTTTLQVWDNRRAQASRAAQVFITSP from the coding sequence ATGGACTGTCCACGCAGGCAGGGCACTTCCCTGGCCCGGCTGCCGGGCGCGGTCGATTCGGTTCTTGCCGCGACCCTGACCGCACTTCTCCTGATCGCGGGTTGTACGCTGGAATCGGGGCGGGATGTCTCCGGGCCGCGCGTACTTCTTCCGCCCACTCCGCCGGAAGAGGCTCCCTTCCCCGAGGTCCTGATCGGGCAGGCGGGCCGGTCGGTGATCCACGGGGCTACGGGTCTCTTCTCGCAACCGGCCACACTTGCCGTGGGCATTCCCGCAAGCGCCCCCTCCGACATTCTCTCCGCGACCCTCTACTGGTGCGGACTCGCGGTATCCCCCACCGGGGACGCCACGCTGTCGATCAACGGCGTGGAACACACCGGCGAACTCTACGCCGCCGTTCCGCAGGGAACCTCGCCACCGAGAACCGCGCTCTTCTACCGAATGGACGCGTCCGCACTCGTCGCGCCGGGGATGAACTCCCTCACGCTCGACGGTTTCGATCTCGGCCCGCGGGGAAACCCGGATGGGGCCGCGCTCATAGTGACCATCCGCGACCTCGCTTCTCCCTACAACGGGCTTCTCGTGTACGAACCCGGCGAGTTCGTCTACTGGGCGGACCCCCACCACGATACCGGCGCGGTCCACGCCTTTCGGTTCCCGCCCGCCATGGCGGATCGATCGGCATCTCTCTTGCTCCTTGCGGGAGATTGCGAACCCACCCGCGCGGATGCCGTCCTCTGGGCGACCGGTCCGGCCACCAGTCCGCCTGAAGAGAATCTCCCCGGGGGATTCTCCCGCGTGAACTCGCTGACCGGTGCGGCCGGGAGCCAGTTCGATATCTTCCGGGTGGATGGCGTCGCGATACCGGCGGGTCACTCGCACTTCGCGTTTCAGGTGGTCAGCCCGCCCGAAGGAGACGGGGACAGCATCCTGCTTGCGGCAGCGGTCTTTTCCATCTCGGCGACGAACATCCCGCCTGTGCCTGATGCCGGAGGCCCGTACTCGGGGCTGGCGGGTTCCGCTGTCTCCTTCGACGGGGGCGGATCGTTCGATCCCGACGGTGAGATTCTTCGTTACTACTGGGACTTCGGAGACGGCGCGCATGGAGACGGAGAGTCGACGACGCACACTTATGCCGCCGCGGGGACCTACACGACTACGCTCCAGGTTTGGGACAACCGACGCGCGCAGGCCTCCCGGGCAGCGCAGGTCTTCATCACCAGTCCGTGA
- a CDS encoding SLC13 family permease has product MDTHRTLTLVVFVLVYAGLILFKRRRTEILSAGVLVILASGVLAPAVAARAVSWNVIGIFAGVLLLAEMFTESGMPLRIADILIDRSKNVGRAILLVCVFAGFVSIFVENVATVLIVAPVAIQIARRVGASPVPFLVGIAVSSNLQGAGTLIGDPPSMILAAFLKMDFNDFFWMDGHLSIFWAVQAGAVAGTAVLWLLFRRFRNPVEYIDPPQVSTRTPSWAMGVLIVLLALSPKFDPGFRWLGGTLCVGTALLVLLREEVRSRGTARRVLGGFDWNTTVFLIGVFILVEALVETGLVRDFAGLFLRVVGSDPMGIYASLVSVSVVFSALVDNIPYITAMIPVVQEVAASASISSATPLVFGMLLGASLGGNITPFGASANVVAVGLLRKEGSPVSTWEFLKIGLPFTLAATLAGAVFLAWAWNLG; this is encoded by the coding sequence ATGGACACCCACCGCACACTCACCCTTGTCGTCTTCGTTCTTGTGTACGCGGGGCTCATCCTCTTCAAGAGGCGGCGTACCGAGATCCTCTCCGCCGGGGTTCTCGTGATTCTCGCGAGCGGCGTTCTCGCTCCCGCAGTCGCCGCGCGGGCCGTTTCCTGGAATGTGATCGGGATCTTCGCCGGGGTTCTGCTTCTGGCCGAGATGTTTACGGAGTCCGGAATGCCGCTCCGGATTGCGGACATTCTCATCGACCGGTCGAAGAATGTCGGCCGGGCCATCCTGCTTGTGTGCGTGTTCGCCGGGTTTGTCTCGATCTTCGTGGAGAATGTCGCGACCGTCCTCATCGTGGCGCCGGTGGCGATTCAGATTGCCCGGCGCGTGGGCGCGTCTCCCGTTCCGTTTCTCGTGGGGATTGCGGTGTCGTCCAACCTCCAGGGGGCGGGCACACTGATCGGGGACCCGCCCAGCATGATCCTGGCCGCATTCTTGAAGATGGACTTCAACGACTTCTTCTGGATGGACGGGCATCTGTCCATCTTCTGGGCTGTGCAGGCGGGGGCGGTGGCGGGGACGGCTGTGCTGTGGCTGCTCTTTCGCAGATTTCGGAACCCTGTCGAGTACATCGATCCGCCGCAGGTGAGCACGAGGACCCCCTCGTGGGCAATGGGTGTGCTCATTGTGCTGCTGGCGCTCTCGCCGAAGTTCGACCCGGGCTTCCGGTGGCTCGGCGGGACACTCTGCGTGGGTACGGCGCTTCTGGTGCTTCTTCGCGAGGAGGTCCGGTCCCGGGGCACCGCCCGTCGCGTTCTGGGAGGTTTTGACTGGAACACCACCGTCTTCCTGATCGGCGTCTTCATACTGGTGGAGGCGCTCGTGGAGACGGGACTGGTGCGGGACTTCGCCGGACTCTTCCTGCGCGTCGTCGGAAGCGACCCGATGGGAATCTATGCGTCGCTCGTCTCGGTGTCGGTCGTGTTCTCCGCGCTTGTGGACAACATTCCCTACATCACCGCCATGATCCCGGTCGTGCAGGAGGTGGCCGCCTCGGCGAGCATCTCCTCGGCCACCCCCCTCGTGTTCGGGATGCTCCTCGGTGCCAGTCTCGGCGGGAATATCACGCCGTTTGGAGCGTCGGCCAATGTCGTGGCGGTCGGTCTTCTCCGCAAGGAGGGTTCGCCGGTGTCCACCTGGGAGTTTCTGAAGATCGGGCTTCCCTTCACGCTGGCGGCCACGCTGGCAGGCGCGGTCTTCCTGGCGTGGGCATGGAACCTGGGTTGA
- the proC gene encoding pyrroline-5-carboxylate reductase, with amino-acid sequence MSNPSVIAILGAGNIGCAIARGLVASGSFPAADIRLTRRNADRLADFAAAGFPTLSDNLEAIRGANVVIAAVEPQQLDSLLEEIAPALDPARQVLVSVVSDASIARIREATRGGVPVVRAMPNTAVGIGESMTCLSANEDSEDALKMAQSLFDAVGTTLVIAESRMGSATALCACGIAFFLRAVRAASQGGIEIGFHADEALAMAAQTARGAASLLRDRAGHPESEIDRVTTPRGCTISGLNEMEHRGFSSAMIRGIVTSAEKAGSLYPERD; translated from the coding sequence ATGTCCAACCCCTCCGTGATTGCCATCCTCGGCGCCGGGAATATCGGCTGCGCGATCGCTCGCGGTCTGGTCGCCAGCGGGAGCTTCCCGGCCGCGGACATCCGTCTGACGAGGCGCAATGCGGATCGCCTTGCGGATTTCGCGGCGGCGGGATTCCCGACACTTTCTGACAATCTGGAAGCCATCCGAGGCGCGAATGTCGTGATCGCGGCGGTCGAGCCGCAACAGTTGGACTCGCTCCTGGAGGAGATCGCTCCGGCGCTGGATCCCGCCCGACAGGTACTCGTCTCGGTCGTGTCCGATGCATCCATCGCCCGGATCCGGGAAGCCACCCGGGGGGGCGTCCCCGTGGTCCGTGCCATGCCGAACACGGCGGTCGGCATCGGGGAGTCGATGACCTGTCTGTCCGCGAATGAGGATTCGGAGGATGCGCTGAAGATGGCACAATCGCTCTTCGACGCGGTGGGCACGACGCTTGTGATCGCGGAGAGCCGGATGGGCTCGGCGACTGCGCTGTGCGCGTGTGGAATCGCCTTCTTCCTGCGTGCGGTGCGTGCGGCTTCCCAGGGCGGGATCGAGATCGGATTCCATGCCGACGAAGCCCTGGCCATGGCCGCGCAGACGGCCCGGGGCGCTGCATCGCTTCTTCGGGATCGGGCGGGGCACCCGGAGAGTGAGATCGACCGCGTCACCACGCCACGCGGTTGCACGATCTCGGGGCTGAACGAGATGGAGCATCGCGGATTCAGTTCCGCCATGATTCGGGGAATCGTCACCTCTGCCGAGAAGGCCGGATCGCTGTACCCGGAGAGGGACTGA
- a CDS encoding HTH domain-containing protein, producing MAQDVSARQQKARDRRDELKRRLSVLQAEVDEVQEGLYFHRPAGQRRRKTIPAGARRPNARRLNDTTVKDAIVDLLREKKKPMHYKDIAQTLEEEGRYRTKSSNFLSTVAITILRDKRLKRHEPGVYGLKSRYQ from the coding sequence ATGGCACAGGATGTTTCAGCGAGGCAGCAGAAGGCCCGCGATCGTCGAGACGAACTGAAGAGGCGACTGTCGGTTCTTCAGGCGGAAGTGGATGAAGTCCAGGAGGGACTTTATTTCCATCGACCGGCGGGTCAGCGTCGGCGGAAGACCATCCCGGCGGGAGCCAGACGGCCGAATGCCCGTCGCCTGAACGACACTACCGTCAAGGACGCCATCGTGGATCTTCTTCGCGAAAAGAAGAAGCCCATGCACTACAAGGATATTGCCCAGACTCTGGAGGAGGAAGGCCGCTACCGGACGAAGAGCAGTAACTTCCTGTCGACCGTGGCCATCACCATCCTCCGGGACAAGCGTCTGAAGCGCCACGAACCAGGTGTCTATGGGCTGAAGAGCCGCTACCAGTAA
- a CDS encoding CPBP family intramembrane metalloprotease, which yields MTPDEPRDPIPGPEFFERVMFGARGLAFVVLAFLVPVVIREMVGVLLPGGGFAGLLRGDPGPPIVPVAVVAGSVGLSAAVVLAYNRLEKRGEGRAARQAGHRPFLRLSARWCREWVMGFAGGGGTALVVVGACAAAGGFRITGFSAPGTGVGGFLAVLAALALEAAREEMAFRGPGQRDLARAVNFPFAAVWLSGSFALIHLADPGSPGRMGTFGVFLAAMALAGLVHSRGDLAMACGAHAGWNAFVAQVCSVPVSGTPVAARLLAVEAGPSRLWNGGDFGPEGSLPGILVFGVFGWWIWKQAGRRARLPAPRNQDDTHAPRP from the coding sequence TTGACACCGGACGAGCCACGCGACCCCATCCCGGGGCCGGAGTTCTTCGAGAGGGTGATGTTCGGCGCACGCGGGCTTGCGTTTGTGGTCCTCGCGTTTCTGGTGCCGGTCGTCATCCGGGAGATGGTCGGTGTCCTTCTGCCGGGAGGCGGATTCGCGGGGCTCCTTCGCGGGGACCCGGGGCCGCCCATCGTGCCGGTGGCGGTGGTCGCCGGAAGCGTGGGGCTGTCGGCGGCGGTCGTCCTTGCCTACAACCGGCTGGAGAAGCGGGGCGAAGGCCGCGCCGCCCGGCAAGCGGGTCACCGTCCGTTTCTGCGCCTGAGTGCTCGTTGGTGTCGCGAATGGGTGATGGGGTTCGCGGGCGGTGGAGGCACGGCACTGGTCGTCGTGGGGGCCTGCGCCGCCGCCGGAGGATTCCGCATCACGGGGTTCTCTGCGCCCGGCACAGGCGTTGGGGGCTTCCTCGCGGTACTGGCCGCGCTGGCCTTGGAAGCAGCCCGCGAGGAGATGGCATTCCGCGGCCCCGGCCAGCGGGATCTTGCTCGCGCCGTGAACTTCCCCTTCGCGGCAGTCTGGCTTTCGGGATCGTTCGCGCTGATCCACCTCGCCGACCCCGGGTCGCCCGGCCGCATGGGGACCTTCGGCGTCTTCCTCGCGGCGATGGCATTGGCGGGGCTTGTCCACTCTCGGGGAGATCTCGCAATGGCCTGCGGTGCCCACGCCGGATGGAACGCATTCGTCGCGCAGGTCTGTTCCGTGCCGGTCAGCGGAACGCCGGTCGCCGCGCGATTGCTTGCCGTCGAGGCCGGCCCCTCCCGGCTGTGGAACGGGGGAGACTTCGGGCCGGAGGGAAGCCTGCCGGGAATCCTCGTGTTCGGGGTGTTCGGCTGGTGGATCTGGAAGCAGGCGGGGCGAAGGGCGCGCCTCCCCGCTCCCCGCAATCAGGACGACACGCACGCGCCTCGTCCATGA